A genomic window from Solanum dulcamara chromosome 11, daSolDulc1.2, whole genome shotgun sequence includes:
- the LOC129874970 gene encoding histone-lysine N-methyltransferase SUVR5 isoform X2 has translation MEVLPYSNIHHVPESDCPQQGSGTTLMYGGKPNHLEHAEQVQTGECDVKVDGVVLNTKERQEEKADGRQFTVEGLPTADGLPTKDAYYDFGGDGQMLSSDFHDSGDENVEEHDHVTKSGLVPEGLRPVIDTIEIGLPSSNQVAGSSPCESKWLEEDGPLAVWVKWRGLWQAGIKCARADWPLSTLKAKPTHERKQYLVIFFPRTRNYSWADVLLVRPISEFPQPIACKTHKVGVKMVKDLTLAHRFIMQRLAISILNIIDQLHSEALEETARNVMVWKEFAMEISRCKGYPDLGRMLLKFNDMILPLYKKSFSMESWIHYCQNANSAETIEMLKEELADSILWNELNSLPNEGLHLDLNSQWKNCKSEVMKWFSVSHPVSDSVDVEQPNNDIPLTMELQQSRKRPKLEVRRAEAHALPVEFQVSHQAVPVGFDAGVLGGHNISKNVLLDSEPTKDDISLGEAPPSGSPSSVADRWGEIIVQTDSSDVIQMKDVELTPINGVVSSNSFDHGSKNRQCMAFIETKGRQCVRWANDGDVYCCVHLASRFPSSSIKAEASPHVDTPMCGGTTVLGTKCKHRALCGSPFCKKHRPRDEKGSGSILPESRHKRKHEDPVLRLDTSSCKDIVLAGAFDAPLQVDPISVLHGGSCNRINLLEAPQYLQNKPSGSEMYCIGLWPHGSELCVESPKRHSLYCEKHLPSWLKRARNGRSRIISKEVFIELLNDCRSRDQRLHLHQACELFYRLLKSMLSLRNPVPKEVQFQWVISEASKDPKVGEFLMKLVCTEKERLKSVWGFSSSENAQTSSYIEEPIPLLRITDNDQDHCDVIKCKICSEMFPDEQVLGTHWMNNHKKEAQWLFRGYACAICLDSFTNKKVLETHVQERHHSQFVENCMLFQCIPCTSNFGNSEELWSHVLTAHPASFRLSHTAQEHHFPASQVSSEKPDIGNSLSTQNINLENQSGFRKFVCRFCGLKFDLLPDLGRHHQAAHMGPNPVGSHISKKGIRFYAYKLKSGRLSHPKFKKGLSSVAYRIRNRNAQNMKRRILSSNSIISGKSTIQPSATEAAGLGRLADLHCLDIAKILFAEIKRTKPRPSNSDILSIARITCCKVSLQASLEATYGILPERMYLKAAKLCSEHNILVSWHQDGFICPKGCRPGRDPFIVSSLLPLPDQVNKTGSIPPKSAISEWTMDECHYVIDSQQFKHEPSDKTILLCDDISFGQESVPITCVVEENLFASLHILADGSDGQITTSSLPWESFTYATKSLIDQSVDLAIGSSQLGCACPNLACTSQTCDHIYLFDNDYEDAKDIYGKPMRGRFPYDERGRIMLEEGYLVYECNQWCSCSKSCQNRVLQSGVRVKLEIYKTETKGWAVRAREAILRGTFVCEYVGEVVDEQEANKRRNRYGTEGCGYFLEIDAHINDMSRLIEGQSPYVIDATDYGNVSRYINHRLLSDH, from the exons ATGGAAGTGCTCCCATATTCCAATATACATCATGTCCCGGAGTCTGATTGCCCTCAACAAGGATCTGGAACTACTCTTATGTATGGTGGAAAACCAAATCACCTTGAACATGCAGAACAAGTTCAAACCGGTGAATGTGATGTGAAAGTTGATGGTGTAGTTCTTAATACAAAGGAGCGTCAGGAAGAGAAAGCAGATGGACGTCAATTCACCGTCGAGGGATTACCAACTGCAGATGGGCTTCCTACTAAAGATGCATATTATGATTTTGGGGGAGATGGCCAAATGCTGTCCAGTGATTTCCATGATTCTGGAGATGAAAATGTTGAGGAACATGATCATGTTACAAAATCTGGTCTGGTGCCAGAGGGCCTGCGACCAGTTATTGACACCATTGAAATTGGACTCCCTAGTAGTAACCAGGTGGCGGGATCCTCTCCCTGCGAGTCCAAGTGGCTGGAAGAAGATGGACCTCTAGCAGTATGGGTCAAG TGGAGGGGATTGTGGCAAGCAGGAATTAAATGTGCAAGAGCTGATTGGCCACTATCGACTCTCAAAGCTAAGCCTACACATGAGAGGAAACAATATCTTGTGATATTCTTTCCTCGAACCAGAAATTATTCTTGGGCCGATGTGCTTCTTGTTCGCCCAATTAGTGAATTTCCGCAGCCGATCGCATGTAAAACCCATAAAGTTGGGGTGAAAATGGTGAAAGACTTGACTCTTGCTCACCGTTTTATCATGCAAAGACTTGCTATCAGCATACTGAATATTATTGATCAATTACATTCCGAG GCTCTAGAAGAGACTGCTCGCAATGTGATGGTATGGAAGGAATTTGCAATGGAGATTTCCCGCTGCAAGGGTTATCCTGATCTTGGAAGGATGCTTTTGAAATTTAATGAT ATGATACTGCCGTTgtataaaaaatcattttcaatggAGTCTTGGATTCACTACTGTCAGAATGCCAACAGTGCCGAGACAATTGAAATGTTGAAGGAG GAATTGGCTGATTCTATACTTTGGAATGAGTTGAACTCACTTCCAAATGAAGGATTGCATCTTGATCTGAACTCTCAGTGGAAGAATTGCAAATCTGAGGTTATGAAATGGTTTTCAGTTTCACATCCTGTATCTGATAGTGTAGATGTTGAACAGCCGAATAATGATATCCCATTGACAATGGAGCTTCAGCAGAGCAGAAAGAGGCCCAAGCTTGAAGTTCGTCGTGCTGAGGCACATGCTTTGCCAGTGGAATTTCAGGTGTCACATCAGGCTGTCCCTGTTGGATTTGATGCCGGTGTTCTTGGTGGCCATAATATCTCCAAAAATGTACTGTTAGATTCTGAACCTACAAAAGATGACATTTCTCTCGGAGAGGCTCCTCCAAGTGGTTCTCCTAGTAGTGTGGCAGATAGATGGGGAGAGATTATTGTTCAAACAGACAGTTCCGACGTCATTCAGATGAAAGATGTGGAACTGACCCCTATAAATGGAGTTGTTTCTAGTAATTCCTTTGATCATGGAAGTAAGAATCGCCAGTGTATGGCTTTTATTGAAACCAAAGGTAGACAATGTGTCAGATGGGCAAATGATGGTGATGTTTATTGTTGTGTGCACTTGGCCTCTCGCTTTCCCAGTAGCTCCATTAAGGCGGAAGCATCGCCACATGTTGATACACCTATGTGTGGAGGGACCACTGTTCTTGGGACTAAATGTAAGCATCGGGCCTTATGCGGCTCTCCTTTCTGTAAGAAACACAGGCCCCGAGATGAGAAAGGATCGGGCTCCATTTTGCCAGAGAGTAGACATAAACGAAAGCATGAGGACCCTGTCCTTAGATTGGATACCTCAAGTTGCAAAGATATTGTTCTCGCTGGAGCATTTGATGCTCCGCTCCAAGTTGATCCTATCTCAGTTCTTCATGGAGGATCTTGCAATAGGATCAACTTGCTCGAGGCACCTCAGTATTTGCAGAACAAGCCTAGTGGTTCTGAGATGTATTGCATTGGTTTGTGGCCACATGGAAGTGAGCTTTGCGTAGAAAGTCCAAAACGACATTCATTATACTGTGAAAAGCATTTACCAAGCTGGCTTAAACGTGCGAGGAATGGCAGGAGTAGGATAATTTCGAAggaagtattcatagaactttTGAACGATTGCCGCTCCAGGGATCAAAGATTGCATTTACATCAAGCTTGTGAGCTTTTCTACAGACTTCTCAAAAGTATGCTTTCTTTGAGAAATCCAGTTCCGAAAGAAGTGCAATTCCAGTGGGTCATATCTGAAGCCTCTAAAGATCCAAAGGTTGGTGAATTCTTAATGAAATTAGTTTGTACTGAAAAAGAGAGGCTAAAAAGTGTTTGGGGATTTAGCTCTAGTGAAAATGCACAAACTTCCTCTTACATCGAAGAACCAATTCCATTATTAAGGATTACAGATAATGACCAAGATCATTGTGATGTCATAAAGTGCAAAATTTGCTCAGAAATGTTTCCAGATGAGCAAGTGCTTGGCACACACTGGATGAACAATCACAAAAAGGAAGCTCAATGGCTGTTCAGGGGTTATGCTTGTGCTATCTGCCTGGACTCTTTTACTAATAAGAAAGTTTTGGAAACTCATGTGCAGGAAAGGCACCATTCACAGTTTGTTGAAAATTGCATGCTTTTCCAGTGTATTCCTTGTACTAGCAATTTTGGGAACTCAGAGGAGTTATGGTCTCACGTGCTGACCGCACATCCTGCCAGTTTCAGATTGTCTCATACTGCTCAAGAGCATCATTTTCCTGCAAGTCAGGTTTCTTCAGAGAAGCCTGATATAGGCAACTCCTTGTCGACACAGAATATCAATTTAGAGAACCAGTCTGGTTTCCGAAAATTCGTCTGCAGATTTTGTGGCCTGAAATTTGACTTGCTACCTGATCTAGGCCGCCATCATCAGGCTGCTCACATGGGTCCTAATCCTGTTGGCTCTCATATCTCCAAGAAGGGCATCCGTTTTTATGCTTATAAATTAAAGTCAGGAAGACTTAGCCATCCGAAGTTCAAGAAGGGTCTCTCATCTGTAGCTTATAGGATTAGAAACAGAAATGCTCAGAATATGAAGAGACGCATCCTGTCATCAAACTCCATTATTAGTGGAAAATCCACGATTCAACCTAGTGCAACCGAGGCAGCTGGTCTAGGTAGACTGGCGGATCTCCACTGCTTAGATATTGCAAAGATATTGTTTGCTGAGATTAAGAGAACAAAGCCACGGCCAAGTAACTCAGACATCTTATCAATAGCTCGGATAACTTGCTGCAAAGTAAGCCTCCAAGCATCACTTGAAGCAACGTATGGAATTTTGCCAGAGCGCATGTATCTCAAAGCCGCAAAATTGTGCAGTGAACACAATATCCTTGTAAGCTGGCACCAAGATGGTTTCATTTGCCCCAAGGGATGTAGACCTGGTCGTGATCCTTTCATAGTATCTTCATTACTTCCCCTTCCTGATCAAGTAAATAAAACTGGAAGTATTCCACCAAAGTCTGCTATAAGTGAGTGGACTATGGATGAGTGTCACTACGTCATTGATTCTCAACAGTTCAAGCATGAACCATCCGACAAAACTATTCTCCTGTGTGATGACATAAGCTTTGGACAGGAGTCAGTTCCGATAACTTGTGTGGTAGAAGAAAATCTTTTTGCCTCCCTCCACATTCTTGCTGATGGCTCTGATGGCCAAATTACCACGAGTTCTCTACCTTGGGAGAGCTTTACTTATGCAACAAAATCATTGATTGATCAATCCGTGGATCTTGCAATAGGG AGTTCCCAATTGGGGTGTGCTTGTCCAAATTTAGCATGCACTTCTCAAACTTGTGATCATATTTACCTTTTTGATAATGATTACGAGGACGCAAAAGATATTTATGGGAAACCTATGCGTGGAAGGTTCCCATATGATGAGAGAGGTCGGATAATGTTGGAG GAGGGCTACCTTGTCTATGAATGCAATCAATGGTGCTCTTGCAGTAAATCTTGTCAGAATAGGGTTTTACAGAGTGGAGTTCGTGTGAAGCTAGAAATATACAAAACCGAGACAAAG GGATGGGCAGTCAGGGCAAGAGAAGCAATCCTTCGTGGTACATTTGTGTGTGAATATGTCGGAGAGGTAGTTGATGAGCAGGAAGCAAATAAAAGACGCAATAG GTATGGCACAGAAGGTTGTGGGTACTTCTTGGAGATAGATGCTCACATCAATGATATGAGCAGACTGATTGAAGGGCAATCTCCATATGTAATCGATGCTACTGACTATGGAAACGTTTCCCGTTATATCAACCACAG GTTATTGAGTGATCATTGA
- the LOC129874970 gene encoding histone-lysine N-methyltransferase SUVR5 isoform X1, with protein MEVLPYSNIHHVPESDCPQQGSGTTLMYGGKPNHLEHAEQVQTGECDVKVDGVVLNTKERQEEKADGRQFTVEGLPTADGLPTKDAYYDFGGDGQMLSSDFHDSGDENVEEHDHVTKSGLVPEGLRPVIDTIEIGLPSSNQVAGSSPCESKWLEEDGPLAVWVKWRGLWQAGIKCARADWPLSTLKAKPTHERKQYLVIFFPRTRNYSWADVLLVRPISEFPQPIACKTHKVGVKMVKDLTLAHRFIMQRLAISILNIIDQLHSEALEETARNVMVWKEFAMEISRCKGYPDLGRMLLKFNDMILPLYKKSFSMESWIHYCQNANSAETIEMLKEELADSILWNELNSLPNEGLHLDLNSQWKNCKSEVMKWFSVSHPVSDSVDVEQPNNDIPLTMELQQSRKRPKLEVRRAEAHALPVEFQVSHQAVPVGFDAGVLGGHNISKNVLLDSEPTKDDISLGEAPPSGSPSSVADRWGEIIVQTDSSDVIQMKDVELTPINGVVSSNSFDHGSKNRQCMAFIETKGRQCVRWANDGDVYCCVHLASRFPSSSIKAEASPHVDTPMCGGTTVLGTKCKHRALCGSPFCKKHRPRDEKGSGSILPESRHKRKHEDPVLRLDTSSCKDIVLAGAFDAPLQVDPISVLHGGSCNRINLLEAPQYLQNKPSGSEMYCIGLWPHGSELCVESPKRHSLYCEKHLPSWLKRARNGRSRIISKEVFIELLNDCRSRDQRLHLHQACELFYRLLKSMLSLRNPVPKEVQFQWVISEASKDPKVGEFLMKLVCTEKERLKSVWGFSSSENAQTSSYIEEPIPLLRITDNDQDHCDVIKCKICSEMFPDEQVLGTHWMNNHKKEAQWLFRGYACAICLDSFTNKKVLETHVQERHHSQFVENCMLFQCIPCTSNFGNSEELWSHVLTAHPASFRLSHTAQEHHFPASQVSSEKPDIGNSLSTQNINLENQSGFRKFVCRFCGLKFDLLPDLGRHHQAAHMGPNPVGSHISKKGIRFYAYKLKSGRLSHPKFKKGLSSVAYRIRNRNAQNMKRRILSSNSIISGKSTIQPSATEAAGLGRLADLHCLDIAKILFAEIKRTKPRPSNSDILSIARITCCKVSLQASLEATYGILPERMYLKAAKLCSEHNILVSWHQDGFICPKGCRPGRDPFIVSSLLPLPDQVNKTGSIPPKSAISEWTMDECHYVIDSQQFKHEPSDKTILLCDDISFGQESVPITCVVEENLFASLHILADGSDGQITTSSLPWESFTYATKSLIDQSVDLAIGSSQLGCACPNLACTSQTCDHIYLFDNDYEDAKDIYGKPMRGRFPYDERGRIMLEEGYLVYECNQWCSCSKSCQNRVLQSGVRVKLEIYKTETKGWAVRAREAILRGTFVCEYVGEVVDEQEANKRRNRYGTEGCGYFLEIDAHINDMSRLIEGQSPYVIDATDYGNVSRYINHSCSSNLVNYQVLVESMDHQLAHVGFYASRDILAGEELTYNYRYKLLPGEGSPCLCGSSNCRGRLY; from the exons ATGGAAGTGCTCCCATATTCCAATATACATCATGTCCCGGAGTCTGATTGCCCTCAACAAGGATCTGGAACTACTCTTATGTATGGTGGAAAACCAAATCACCTTGAACATGCAGAACAAGTTCAAACCGGTGAATGTGATGTGAAAGTTGATGGTGTAGTTCTTAATACAAAGGAGCGTCAGGAAGAGAAAGCAGATGGACGTCAATTCACCGTCGAGGGATTACCAACTGCAGATGGGCTTCCTACTAAAGATGCATATTATGATTTTGGGGGAGATGGCCAAATGCTGTCCAGTGATTTCCATGATTCTGGAGATGAAAATGTTGAGGAACATGATCATGTTACAAAATCTGGTCTGGTGCCAGAGGGCCTGCGACCAGTTATTGACACCATTGAAATTGGACTCCCTAGTAGTAACCAGGTGGCGGGATCCTCTCCCTGCGAGTCCAAGTGGCTGGAAGAAGATGGACCTCTAGCAGTATGGGTCAAG TGGAGGGGATTGTGGCAAGCAGGAATTAAATGTGCAAGAGCTGATTGGCCACTATCGACTCTCAAAGCTAAGCCTACACATGAGAGGAAACAATATCTTGTGATATTCTTTCCTCGAACCAGAAATTATTCTTGGGCCGATGTGCTTCTTGTTCGCCCAATTAGTGAATTTCCGCAGCCGATCGCATGTAAAACCCATAAAGTTGGGGTGAAAATGGTGAAAGACTTGACTCTTGCTCACCGTTTTATCATGCAAAGACTTGCTATCAGCATACTGAATATTATTGATCAATTACATTCCGAG GCTCTAGAAGAGACTGCTCGCAATGTGATGGTATGGAAGGAATTTGCAATGGAGATTTCCCGCTGCAAGGGTTATCCTGATCTTGGAAGGATGCTTTTGAAATTTAATGAT ATGATACTGCCGTTgtataaaaaatcattttcaatggAGTCTTGGATTCACTACTGTCAGAATGCCAACAGTGCCGAGACAATTGAAATGTTGAAGGAG GAATTGGCTGATTCTATACTTTGGAATGAGTTGAACTCACTTCCAAATGAAGGATTGCATCTTGATCTGAACTCTCAGTGGAAGAATTGCAAATCTGAGGTTATGAAATGGTTTTCAGTTTCACATCCTGTATCTGATAGTGTAGATGTTGAACAGCCGAATAATGATATCCCATTGACAATGGAGCTTCAGCAGAGCAGAAAGAGGCCCAAGCTTGAAGTTCGTCGTGCTGAGGCACATGCTTTGCCAGTGGAATTTCAGGTGTCACATCAGGCTGTCCCTGTTGGATTTGATGCCGGTGTTCTTGGTGGCCATAATATCTCCAAAAATGTACTGTTAGATTCTGAACCTACAAAAGATGACATTTCTCTCGGAGAGGCTCCTCCAAGTGGTTCTCCTAGTAGTGTGGCAGATAGATGGGGAGAGATTATTGTTCAAACAGACAGTTCCGACGTCATTCAGATGAAAGATGTGGAACTGACCCCTATAAATGGAGTTGTTTCTAGTAATTCCTTTGATCATGGAAGTAAGAATCGCCAGTGTATGGCTTTTATTGAAACCAAAGGTAGACAATGTGTCAGATGGGCAAATGATGGTGATGTTTATTGTTGTGTGCACTTGGCCTCTCGCTTTCCCAGTAGCTCCATTAAGGCGGAAGCATCGCCACATGTTGATACACCTATGTGTGGAGGGACCACTGTTCTTGGGACTAAATGTAAGCATCGGGCCTTATGCGGCTCTCCTTTCTGTAAGAAACACAGGCCCCGAGATGAGAAAGGATCGGGCTCCATTTTGCCAGAGAGTAGACATAAACGAAAGCATGAGGACCCTGTCCTTAGATTGGATACCTCAAGTTGCAAAGATATTGTTCTCGCTGGAGCATTTGATGCTCCGCTCCAAGTTGATCCTATCTCAGTTCTTCATGGAGGATCTTGCAATAGGATCAACTTGCTCGAGGCACCTCAGTATTTGCAGAACAAGCCTAGTGGTTCTGAGATGTATTGCATTGGTTTGTGGCCACATGGAAGTGAGCTTTGCGTAGAAAGTCCAAAACGACATTCATTATACTGTGAAAAGCATTTACCAAGCTGGCTTAAACGTGCGAGGAATGGCAGGAGTAGGATAATTTCGAAggaagtattcatagaactttTGAACGATTGCCGCTCCAGGGATCAAAGATTGCATTTACATCAAGCTTGTGAGCTTTTCTACAGACTTCTCAAAAGTATGCTTTCTTTGAGAAATCCAGTTCCGAAAGAAGTGCAATTCCAGTGGGTCATATCTGAAGCCTCTAAAGATCCAAAGGTTGGTGAATTCTTAATGAAATTAGTTTGTACTGAAAAAGAGAGGCTAAAAAGTGTTTGGGGATTTAGCTCTAGTGAAAATGCACAAACTTCCTCTTACATCGAAGAACCAATTCCATTATTAAGGATTACAGATAATGACCAAGATCATTGTGATGTCATAAAGTGCAAAATTTGCTCAGAAATGTTTCCAGATGAGCAAGTGCTTGGCACACACTGGATGAACAATCACAAAAAGGAAGCTCAATGGCTGTTCAGGGGTTATGCTTGTGCTATCTGCCTGGACTCTTTTACTAATAAGAAAGTTTTGGAAACTCATGTGCAGGAAAGGCACCATTCACAGTTTGTTGAAAATTGCATGCTTTTCCAGTGTATTCCTTGTACTAGCAATTTTGGGAACTCAGAGGAGTTATGGTCTCACGTGCTGACCGCACATCCTGCCAGTTTCAGATTGTCTCATACTGCTCAAGAGCATCATTTTCCTGCAAGTCAGGTTTCTTCAGAGAAGCCTGATATAGGCAACTCCTTGTCGACACAGAATATCAATTTAGAGAACCAGTCTGGTTTCCGAAAATTCGTCTGCAGATTTTGTGGCCTGAAATTTGACTTGCTACCTGATCTAGGCCGCCATCATCAGGCTGCTCACATGGGTCCTAATCCTGTTGGCTCTCATATCTCCAAGAAGGGCATCCGTTTTTATGCTTATAAATTAAAGTCAGGAAGACTTAGCCATCCGAAGTTCAAGAAGGGTCTCTCATCTGTAGCTTATAGGATTAGAAACAGAAATGCTCAGAATATGAAGAGACGCATCCTGTCATCAAACTCCATTATTAGTGGAAAATCCACGATTCAACCTAGTGCAACCGAGGCAGCTGGTCTAGGTAGACTGGCGGATCTCCACTGCTTAGATATTGCAAAGATATTGTTTGCTGAGATTAAGAGAACAAAGCCACGGCCAAGTAACTCAGACATCTTATCAATAGCTCGGATAACTTGCTGCAAAGTAAGCCTCCAAGCATCACTTGAAGCAACGTATGGAATTTTGCCAGAGCGCATGTATCTCAAAGCCGCAAAATTGTGCAGTGAACACAATATCCTTGTAAGCTGGCACCAAGATGGTTTCATTTGCCCCAAGGGATGTAGACCTGGTCGTGATCCTTTCATAGTATCTTCATTACTTCCCCTTCCTGATCAAGTAAATAAAACTGGAAGTATTCCACCAAAGTCTGCTATAAGTGAGTGGACTATGGATGAGTGTCACTACGTCATTGATTCTCAACAGTTCAAGCATGAACCATCCGACAAAACTATTCTCCTGTGTGATGACATAAGCTTTGGACAGGAGTCAGTTCCGATAACTTGTGTGGTAGAAGAAAATCTTTTTGCCTCCCTCCACATTCTTGCTGATGGCTCTGATGGCCAAATTACCACGAGTTCTCTACCTTGGGAGAGCTTTACTTATGCAACAAAATCATTGATTGATCAATCCGTGGATCTTGCAATAGGG AGTTCCCAATTGGGGTGTGCTTGTCCAAATTTAGCATGCACTTCTCAAACTTGTGATCATATTTACCTTTTTGATAATGATTACGAGGACGCAAAAGATATTTATGGGAAACCTATGCGTGGAAGGTTCCCATATGATGAGAGAGGTCGGATAATGTTGGAG GAGGGCTACCTTGTCTATGAATGCAATCAATGGTGCTCTTGCAGTAAATCTTGTCAGAATAGGGTTTTACAGAGTGGAGTTCGTGTGAAGCTAGAAATATACAAAACCGAGACAAAG GGATGGGCAGTCAGGGCAAGAGAAGCAATCCTTCGTGGTACATTTGTGTGTGAATATGTCGGAGAGGTAGTTGATGAGCAGGAAGCAAATAAAAGACGCAATAG GTATGGCACAGAAGGTTGTGGGTACTTCTTGGAGATAGATGCTCACATCAATGATATGAGCAGACTGATTGAAGGGCAATCTCCATATGTAATCGATGCTACTGACTATGGAAACGTTTCCCGTTATATCAACCACAG TTGCTCGTCAAATCTCGTGAATTACCAAGTTCTCGTGGAAAGCATGGATCATCAGCTTGCACACGTTGGTTTTTATGCAAGTCGAGAT ATACTTGCAGGTGAAGAACTGACCTATAATTATAGATACAAACTATTGCCTGGAGAAGGGTCTCCATGCCTGTGTGGATCTTCCAATTGCAGGGGACGACTTTACTAA